The following are encoded together in the Arcticibacterium luteifluviistationis genome:
- the polA gene encoding DNA polymerase I, translated as MPSKKLFLLDAMALIYRAHFAFSKNPRITTSGMNTSAVFGFTNTLLEVLKKEKPTHLAIVFDTKEPTFRHVQYPEYKANREEMPEDIGIAIPLIKRLAKCMNIALLELPGFEADDIIGTMAKREARNDFEVFMYTPDKDYGQLVEEHIYLYKPAFMGNAIEVQGVPEILAKWDIERIDQVIDMLGLMGDKVDNIPGIMGVGQKTAVKYLKEYGSIEGLLEHADEIKGKIGEKVRAGKADAILSKELATIDINVPVTYTSEDLILEEYNKEDLAAFLDEMEFRTLKRRMMPDAADTPSETVKSTSKKAPKKAKDASQIGLFESYSAEPEPAKVETERDTINSKKHNYYCMDTPEKRAELIKYLLAQDEICFDTETTDVDAFDAELVGLSFSYKTGEGYYVPTPADKEETLKILEEFRPVFESETVGKIAQNLKYDVSVLKNYGVEVYGPKYDTMLAHYLLEPDMRHGMDFLSNLYLNYEPVHIEELIGKKGKKQGNMRDVPVDVASKYAAEDADVTWQLKQILDVELKEREQDDLLQKVEIPLVNVLAEMEMEGIKVDVHALYDLSEVLGKDIASAQKDIFEMAGTEFNVGSPKQLGEVLFDLLKIDLKPKKTPSGQYATGEEILTKYEHEHAIARRILDFRELSKLKSTYVDALPLLINKRTGRIHTSYNQAVAATGRLSSTNPNLQNIPIRTERGREIRKAFIPRDENYKILSADYSQIELRIMAAFSEDESMVTAFNNDVDIHSTTAAKVFGVELADVTSDMRRKAKMVNFGIIYGISAFGLAQRLGISRTEAKEIIDNYFEQFPRVKAYMDECINKAREMEYVETILGRRRYLRDINSRNQTSRGYAERNAINAPIQGSAADMIKLAMINVHDWMKKENLKSKMLLQVHDELIFDAHVDEIELLKTKVHELMVNAIPLKIKLDTGLGVGDNWLEAH; from the coding sequence CGCTTTTAGAGGTCTTAAAAAAGGAGAAACCAACACACCTTGCTATAGTTTTTGATACCAAAGAACCTACTTTTAGGCATGTGCAGTATCCAGAGTATAAGGCTAATCGTGAAGAAATGCCCGAAGATATTGGTATTGCTATTCCTTTAATAAAACGTTTGGCAAAGTGCATGAATATTGCCCTTCTTGAACTTCCCGGGTTTGAGGCTGATGATATCATTGGTACCATGGCAAAAAGAGAAGCTAGAAACGATTTTGAGGTGTTTATGTACACGCCAGATAAAGACTACGGTCAGCTGGTAGAAGAGCATATTTACCTATATAAACCTGCTTTTATGGGTAATGCCATTGAAGTACAAGGGGTTCCTGAAATCTTGGCAAAGTGGGATATTGAGAGAATTGACCAAGTGATAGATATGTTGGGTCTAATGGGTGATAAAGTTGATAATATCCCTGGAATTATGGGGGTAGGGCAGAAAACGGCCGTCAAATACCTAAAGGAATATGGGTCTATAGAGGGCTTATTAGAGCATGCTGACGAAATAAAAGGGAAAATAGGAGAGAAGGTCAGGGCGGGAAAAGCGGATGCTATTTTGTCAAAAGAACTAGCTACCATTGACATCAATGTACCGGTGACCTACACTTCGGAAGACTTGATTCTGGAAGAATATAATAAGGAGGACTTAGCTGCATTTTTAGACGAAATGGAGTTTAGAACTCTTAAAAGGAGAATGATGCCTGATGCGGCAGATACGCCTTCTGAGACTGTTAAATCAACGTCAAAAAAGGCTCCTAAAAAAGCAAAGGATGCTTCGCAAATAGGTTTGTTTGAAAGCTATTCGGCAGAACCAGAACCAGCTAAAGTAGAGACAGAGAGAGATACTATTAACTCTAAAAAGCATAATTACTATTGCATGGATACGCCTGAGAAAAGGGCCGAACTAATAAAGTATCTTTTGGCTCAAGACGAAATATGTTTTGATACAGAAACCACTGATGTGGATGCTTTTGATGCAGAATTGGTAGGTTTATCTTTCTCCTATAAAACAGGCGAAGGTTATTATGTGCCAACACCTGCTGATAAAGAAGAAACGCTTAAGATTTTAGAGGAATTTAGACCCGTTTTTGAAAGTGAAACGGTTGGCAAAATTGCCCAAAACCTTAAATACGATGTTTCGGTTTTGAAAAATTATGGGGTAGAAGTATACGGACCAAAGTACGATACCATGCTAGCTCACTACCTTTTAGAGCCAGATATGCGTCATGGGATGGATTTCCTTTCAAACCTTTACCTTAATTATGAGCCAGTTCATATTGAAGAACTCATTGGTAAAAAGGGTAAAAAGCAAGGAAATATGCGTGATGTGCCTGTGGATGTAGCAAGTAAATATGCTGCGGAAGATGCCGATGTCACTTGGCAGTTAAAGCAAATATTGGACGTAGAACTTAAGGAAAGAGAACAAGACGACCTGCTCCAAAAAGTAGAAATACCACTGGTCAATGTGCTTGCCGAAATGGAAATGGAGGGTATCAAAGTGGATGTACATGCACTTTATGATTTATCAGAAGTATTAGGGAAAGATATAGCTTCCGCTCAAAAAGATATTTTTGAGATGGCAGGAACAGAGTTTAATGTAGGCTCACCAAAACAATTAGGTGAAGTACTTTTTGACCTCTTAAAAATTGACCTGAAACCTAAGAAAACACCTAGCGGTCAGTATGCGACTGGAGAAGAAATTTTGACGAAATATGAGCATGAACATGCCATAGCTAGGCGTATTTTAGATTTTAGAGAGCTAAGTAAGCTCAAAAGTACGTATGTAGATGCACTGCCATTACTTATCAATAAGCGTACTGGCAGAATTCATACTTCCTATAATCAAGCGGTGGCTGCTACGGGTAGATTAAGTTCCACCAATCCAAACTTGCAGAATATTCCTATTAGAACTGAGCGAGGTAGAGAAATAAGAAAAGCCTTTATTCCGAGAGATGAAAACTATAAGATTCTATCGGCCGATTATAGCCAAATAGAGTTAAGAATTATGGCGGCTTTTTCGGAAGATGAGTCTATGGTGACGGCCTTTAATAATGATGTAGATATTCACTCTACCACGGCAGCTAAGGTTTTTGGTGTAGAACTAGCAGATGTGACTTCTGACATGCGTAGAAAAGCCAAAATGGTCAATTTTGGTATTATTTACGGTATTTCAGCATTTGGATTGGCTCAAAGACTGGGCATTTCTAGAACAGAAGCCAAAGAGATTATTGATAACTATTTTGAGCAGTTTCCACGAGTGAAAGCCTACATGGACGAGTGTATTAATAAGGCTCGTGAAATGGAATATGTGGAGACTATTTTAGGCAGAAGAAGGTATCTGAGAGATATCAATTCTAGAAATCAGACCAGCAGAGGTTACGCAGAGCGAAATGCCATAAATGCTCCTATTCAGGGTTCTGCGGCAGATATGATAAAGCTTGCCATGATTAATGTACATGACTGGATGAAGAAAGAAAACCTAAAATCTAAAATGCTGCTACAAGTACATGATGAACTTATTTTTGATGCCCACGTAGATGAAATAGAACTGCTAAAAACCAAAGTACACGAACTCATGGTGAATGCCATTCCGCTAAAAATTAAGCTGGATACTGGTTTGGGAGTAGGGGATAATTGGTTGGAGGCTCATTAG